Proteins from one Capricornis sumatraensis isolate serow.1 chromosome 2, serow.2, whole genome shotgun sequence genomic window:
- the HMGB4 gene encoding high mobility group protein B4, which produces MGKRDHLKPKANVSSYIHFLLNYRNKFKEQQPNTYLGFKEFSRKCSEKWRSISKHEKAKYEALAKLDKARYQEEMMNYLGRRKKRRKRDPHAPRRPPSSFLLFCQDHYAQLKSENPSWSVVQVAKASGKMWSAKTDVDKQPYEQRAALLRAKYREELSIYRSQFKPRKMRLQESATNQCRGLEQAESDTTDGSN; this is translated from the coding sequence ATGGGAAAAAGAGATCACCTAAAGCCTAAGGCAAATGTCTCTTCTTACATCCACTTTTTGCTGAATTACAGAAACAAGTTCAAGGAGCAGCAGCCCAATACCTACCTTGGCTTTAAAGAGTTTTCTAGAAAGTGTTCAGAAAAATGGAGATCCATCTCAAAGCATGAAAAGGCCAAATATGAAGCCCTGGCCAAGCTCGACAAAGCCCGATACCAAGAAGAGATGATGAATTACCTAggcaggaggaagaaaaggagaaagcggGACCCCCACGCACCCAGACGGCCTCCATCGTCCTTCCTACTCTTCTGCCAAGACCATTACGCCCAGCTCAAGAGTGAGAATCCAAGCTGGTCAGTGGTACAGGTGGCCAAGGCCTCGGGGAAGATGTGGTCTGCAAAGACGGATGTAGACAAGCAGCCCTACGAACAAAGGGCAGCTCTCCTGAGGGCTAAGTACCGAGAGGAACTCAGCATCTACCGTAGTCAGTTCAAGCCCCGGAAGATGCGCTTGCAAGAGTCGGCTACGAACCAGTGCAGAGGGCTCGAGCAagctgagtcagacacaaccgacgGATCCAACTAG